From one Chryseobacterium sp. 3008163 genomic stretch:
- a CDS encoding 4'-phosphopantetheinyl transferase family protein, which yields MPLYRDFSDDAATILIWKYEDGEELNIDELLEPENAEKVKDYHPKKLLEVLMVRKLLKSLKPNSKILYKEREPFLSPKDAEISITHSFPFAAIAISKNKIGIDIEKFNPKILRVIDKFTYENERGFIPFDNEVTFYTIIWSVKESMYKIHHSKHWSLKKHYEVKPFELKYLYDISCRVHDDQLSDELKARVKFFDDYCFTIVEE from the coding sequence ATGCCTCTTTATCGAGATTTTTCCGACGACGCTGCAACTATTCTTATCTGGAAATATGAGGACGGTGAAGAATTGAATATTGACGAACTTTTAGAGCCTGAGAATGCCGAAAAAGTAAAAGATTATCATCCGAAAAAGCTGTTAGAAGTTTTGATGGTGAGAAAACTTTTGAAAAGTTTAAAACCAAATTCGAAAATCCTATACAAAGAAAGAGAGCCTTTTCTTTCCCCAAAAGATGCTGAAATTTCAATTACCCATTCGTTTCCGTTTGCGGCGATCGCCATTTCAAAAAATAAAATAGGAATTGATATTGAAAAATTTAATCCTAAAATTTTAAGGGTTATCGATAAATTCACCTACGAAAATGAAAGAGGGTTTATTCCTTTCGATAATGAAGTGACTTTTTATACGATTATCTGGAGCGTGAAAGAAAGTATGTACAAAATTCACCATTCAAAACACTGGTCGCTGAAAAAGCATTACGAAGTGAAGCCTTTTGAACTTAAATATCTTTATGATATCAGCTGCAGAGTGCATGACGATCAGCTTTCTGATGAATTGAAAGCCCGCGTGAAATTCTTTGACGATTATTGCTTTACGATTGTGGAGGAGTAA
- a CDS encoding FUSC family protein → MNPDTLENFMILRQIMMRINEITKEINEIYKVFAQNVKLAKSLSTGLDLKKFMPNEEKINFKVLRSNISLTSSHFRHAIRITIALLLGYLVSQLPFLVIGHTYWILITIVAILKPAYSITKQRNLLRFYGTVAGAVIAYVILYYVHINAILFAILLVSMILCFSFLKGRYFWAVLFMTMYVFMSFNFLNPGNVNVIFKDRIVDTIIAGIIAFLVSYIVLPVWEHTQNLDLMKKSAESNLTYFHSVMSKFLNENFDIEDYKVKRKNAIISLANLSDNFQRMISDPKNQQKKLEVVHQFVATSHLITAYTASLSQYAKGNQDYPEIDSESWSKKIESEMNQVSAILNGDKITETLRMDSRLEPEDSSIENLLLKRKTELLENEHFDTRDPNKISHLTELKNIHDVLELIYDVAKEQRKVIEKYRKEEITPPQS, encoded by the coding sequence ATGAATCCTGATACGCTTGAAAACTTTATGATTTTGAGACAAATCATGATGCGTATCAATGAGATTACAAAAGAAATTAACGAAATATATAAAGTATTTGCTCAAAACGTAAAACTAGCAAAAAGTCTTTCAACAGGTTTAGATTTGAAAAAATTTATGCCGAACGAAGAAAAGATAAATTTTAAAGTTTTAAGAAGTAATATTTCTTTAACCTCATCACATTTTCGTCATGCGATCAGAATTACCATCGCCTTATTGCTGGGATATTTGGTTTCTCAACTTCCGTTTTTAGTAATCGGGCATACCTATTGGATTTTAATCACGATTGTTGCCATTTTAAAACCCGCCTACTCGATTACCAAACAAAGAAACCTCCTGCGTTTTTACGGCACAGTTGCAGGTGCGGTAATCGCTTATGTCATTTTATACTACGTCCACATTAATGCCATACTTTTTGCGATTCTTTTGGTGAGCATGATTTTATGTTTCAGTTTTCTGAAAGGACGTTATTTTTGGGCAGTTCTTTTCATGACGATGTATGTTTTTATGAGTTTTAATTTTTTAAACCCAGGAAACGTCAATGTCATTTTTAAAGATAGAATTGTAGATACCATTATCGCGGGAATTATAGCTTTTTTAGTTTCCTATATCGTGCTTCCGGTATGGGAGCATACGCAGAATTTAGATTTAATGAAAAAATCTGCGGAATCTAATCTTACCTATTTTCACAGTGTAATGTCTAAATTTCTGAATGAAAATTTTGATATTGAAGATTATAAAGTGAAACGTAAAAATGCGATTATTTCACTCGCTAATCTGTCGGATAATTTTCAGCGAATGATTTCTGACCCAAAAAATCAGCAGAAAAAGCTGGAAGTGGTGCATCAGTTCGTTGCAACTTCACATTTGATTACGGCTTACACCGCTTCATTGTCACAATATGCAAAAGGTAATCAGGATTATCCTGAAATTGATTCTGAAAGCTGGAGCAAAAAAATAGAATCCGAAATGAATCAGGTGTCGGCCATTCTAAACGGCGATAAGATCACAGAAACTCTGAGAATGGACAGCCGCCTCGAACCTGAAGATTCTTCAATAGAAAATCTTCTTCTTAAGAGAAAAACTGAACTTTTGGAAAACGAACATTTCGATACAAGAGATCCGAATAAAATTTCTCATTTAACCGAATTGAAAAACATTCATGATGTCTTGGAACTGATCTATGATGTAGCCAAAGAACAGCGAAAAGTAATTGAAAAATACAGAAAAGAAGAAATTACTCCTCCACAATCGTAA
- a CDS encoding BspA family leucine-rich repeat surface protein: MRNLLLIAICFFFFQITKAQNEFITIWQPGITSNPTVNVIAPFQANSNQIWFPGTGQNYTISWEEIDFPQHNGTMTNVTSNGQVLIDFGTPSKEDGLNTTYRVKVSNGNGVFQQIKFASHQVLPPIDTILPVLQMHGSADKLLLIEQWGNIAWTSMVGAFANCQRLQLTATDSPNLSNVTNASLMFYRTNSFSGADSMQNWDTSNIQNFSFMFAQQHIGQTYSPDSNTFNPPNLNNWDVSSATDLSYMFAARASLNQNLNSWNVSNVKNTAWMFGLCYTFNQPLNSWNTSSLEDIHFMFFGNPVFNQPLNNWNTSNITNMSNTFAQCSSFNQPLSSWNVSNVTKMNSLLAGASSFNQSLASWNLASLSLAQGFISNTALDCENYSKTISSWADNPNTPNNINLNVVTPAQYAANITSKRDILINKGWNIIGDIVGNCVLSTSEIKTSENPSIYPNPASDYIYIKNFKNLKSYKISDASGRLIMNGNIKSEKIDVRNLLKGNYFLQIDADGNTLSFKFIKN, encoded by the coding sequence ATGAGAAATTTATTACTGATTGCTATATGTTTTTTTTTCTTTCAGATTACAAAAGCTCAGAATGAGTTTATCACGATTTGGCAACCAGGCATTACTAGCAATCCTACTGTAAACGTAATTGCTCCATTTCAGGCAAATTCTAATCAAATATGGTTTCCTGGTACCGGGCAAAATTACACCATAAGTTGGGAAGAAATAGATTTTCCGCAGCATAATGGCACAATGACCAATGTGACTTCGAACGGACAGGTTTTGATTGATTTTGGAACCCCATCAAAAGAAGACGGATTAAATACAACGTATCGTGTAAAAGTATCCAATGGAAACGGAGTTTTTCAGCAAATAAAATTTGCATCACATCAGGTATTACCGCCTATTGATACTATTTTGCCAGTATTACAAATGCATGGAAGTGCAGACAAACTTCTTCTCATCGAACAATGGGGAAACATTGCATGGACTTCTATGGTTGGTGCTTTTGCGAACTGCCAAAGATTACAGCTAACCGCTACAGATTCTCCCAATCTTAGTAATGTCACCAATGCATCATTAATGTTTTACAGAACCAACAGTTTTTCGGGCGCCGACTCGATGCAGAACTGGGATACTTCAAATATTCAGAATTTCAGTTTTATGTTTGCACAGCAGCACATTGGGCAAACGTATTCTCCTGATTCTAATACATTCAACCCGCCCAATTTAAATAATTGGGATGTTTCATCAGCTACTGATTTAAGTTACATGTTTGCAGCGAGGGCAAGCCTTAATCAGAACTTAAACTCTTGGAATGTATCTAATGTAAAAAATACGGCTTGGATGTTTGGTTTATGCTATACTTTTAACCAACCCCTTAACAGTTGGAATACTTCAAGTCTTGAGGATATACATTTTATGTTTTTTGGCAATCCTGTTTTTAATCAGCCATTAAATAATTGGAACACCTCTAACATTACTAATATGAGCAATACTTTTGCCCAATGCTCTTCGTTTAACCAACCTCTAAGCTCTTGGAATGTAAGCAACGTAACAAAAATGAATTCTCTATTGGCAGGTGCCTCTAGCTTTAATCAATCTCTTGCTAGTTGGAATCTTGCTTCTTTAAGCCTAGCTCAGGGCTTCATTTCTAATACAGCGCTGGACTGCGAAAACTATAGTAAGACCATATCGTCATGGGCAGATAATCCCAATACTCCGAATAATATAAATTTAAACGTGGTAACACCAGCTCAATACGCTGCCAACATTACATCAAAAAGAGACATTTTGATTAATAAAGGTTGGAATATTATTGGGGATATCGTAGGAAATTGTGTACTATCAACATCAGAAATTAAAACTTCAGAAAATCCTTCCATTTATCCGAATCCTGCATCAGATTATATATACATTAAGAATTTTAAAAACCTAAAAAGTTACAAAATATCAGATGCAAGCGGAAGACTGATTATGAATGGAAATATTAAATCTGAAAAAATTGATGTCAGAAACCTATTAAAAGGAAATTACTTTTTGCAAATAGATGCAGATGGAAATACTTTAAGTTTTAAATTCATTAAAAATTAA
- the yiaA gene encoding inner membrane protein YiaA yields the protein MKKQGVSNAFVAASWVALGAGMIGYIVGLVRAEMQLNEKGYYFVILLYGLFAVVSLQKAVRDRMENIKVTDIYYGICWFATLSSIVLLTVGLFNATILPSEKGFYAFAFLLALFGAIAVQKNTRDNMMED from the coding sequence ATGAAAAAACAGGGAGTTTCAAATGCGTTTGTCGCAGCTTCGTGGGTCGCTTTGGGAGCCGGAATGATAGGTTACATTGTAGGTCTCGTAAGAGCAGAGATGCAGCTTAATGAGAAAGGATATTATTTTGTAATTCTCCTATACGGATTATTTGCGGTAGTATCTTTACAAAAAGCTGTACGAGACAGAATGGAAAACATAAAAGTAACCGATATCTACTACGGAATCTGTTGGTTTGCTACTCTATCATCGATTGTTTTGTTAACTGTAGGTTTGTTTAATGCCACCATTCTGCCTAGTGAAAAAGGCTTTTATGCTTTTGCATTTTTATTGGCTCTTTTTGGAGCAATCGCTGTTCAGAAGAACACCAGAGACAATATGATGGAAGACTAA
- a CDS encoding HugZ family protein: MNHTQEEAQRQAKPLAPKVKELIARTQSIILATVDAEGTPNSSYAPFVQVDNSFYILVSFMAKHTKNLSEGRKTSIMFIEDESATKQIYARERLTIEASTSQIERDSETWNTVVGQLKETHGKVVEVISEMKDFILIALTPVKGAYVNGFGSAYFVDENLEIMEHRNDQNHQSK; this comes from the coding sequence ATGAATCATACACAGGAAGAAGCTCAAAGACAGGCTAAACCTCTTGCTCCAAAAGTGAAAGAATTGATTGCAAGAACCCAAAGTATCATTTTGGCAACTGTAGATGCAGAAGGAACTCCAAACTCAAGTTATGCACCATTTGTACAAGTTGACAACTCTTTTTATATATTAGTATCTTTCATGGCGAAGCACACGAAAAACCTTTCTGAAGGAAGAAAAACTTCAATCATGTTTATCGAAGATGAGTCTGCTACAAAGCAAATCTATGCTCGTGAGAGATTAACTATCGAAGCCTCAACTTCTCAAATTGAAAGAGATTCTGAAACTTGGAATACAGTGGTTGGTCAATTAAAAGAAACTCATGGCAAAGTAGTAGAGGTAATTTCTGAAATGAAAGATTTTATTTTAATTGCTTTAACTCCTGTGAAAGGTGCTTATGTAAATGGTTTCGGAAGTGCATATTTCGTAGATGAAAATCTTGAAATCATGGAACACAGAAATGATCAGAATCATCAGTCTAAATAA
- the porV gene encoding type IX secretion system outer membrane channel protein PorV, with protein sequence MNLTTKLLLGIGLSAGFIGYAQDLNQVRPVLTGAPFLRIAPDARSGGMGDQGVVTSPDAFSQFWNAAKYPFSRTSSSVGINYTPYMGKLTNDVFLLYGAFHKFLGQEERSTISASIYYFNMGEVDLTSLVGNDVTSNGTSKPNEFSIDVAYGLKLSDSFSAAVTGRFIRSDLAGGFNTDTTLKPANSFAVDVSAYYTSPKFSSFGGYDGKLNGGFAITNVGPKLDYTGNEESRSYLPTMARLGIGYDMYLDDVNRVGLSVEGSKILVPGSEFIGNDPRGIPQYAVPNVGPIAGIGKSFKNPESIMYSGALEYSYDNAFAVRGGYFHESEVQGARQFATAGIGLKYRSFGLDISYLINMSKINTALDNTLRFGLTWNIGEETSNVDN encoded by the coding sequence ATGAATTTAACTACTAAATTGCTTTTGGGGATTGGTTTGAGTGCTGGGTTTATAGGCTATGCGCAAGATTTGAATCAGGTAAGACCTGTATTAACCGGAGCTCCATTCTTGAGAATTGCGCCAGATGCAAGATCAGGAGGTATGGGAGACCAAGGGGTCGTTACTTCCCCGGATGCTTTTTCTCAATTCTGGAATGCAGCAAAATATCCTTTTAGCAGAACGAGTTCTTCTGTGGGTATCAACTATACGCCTTACATGGGGAAACTTACAAATGATGTATTTTTACTATACGGAGCGTTCCATAAATTCTTAGGTCAGGAAGAAAGATCTACGATATCAGCAAGTATTTATTATTTCAATATGGGTGAGGTAGACCTTACTTCATTGGTAGGTAATGACGTAACTTCTAACGGTACCTCTAAGCCAAACGAATTCTCAATTGATGTTGCTTATGGTCTGAAGCTTTCTGATTCTTTCTCTGCGGCTGTTACTGGTAGATTTATTCGTTCAGATTTGGCCGGTGGATTCAACACAGATACTACACTGAAGCCAGCAAACAGTTTTGCTGTAGACGTTTCAGCATATTATACTTCTCCTAAATTTTCAAGCTTTGGAGGTTACGATGGTAAATTGAATGGTGGTTTTGCAATAACCAATGTGGGTCCAAAATTGGATTATACAGGAAACGAGGAATCAAGATCTTATCTTCCGACTATGGCAAGATTAGGTATTGGTTATGATATGTATCTAGATGATGTAAACAGAGTTGGATTGAGCGTTGAAGGTTCAAAAATCTTGGTACCTGGATCTGAATTTATTGGAAATGACCCAAGAGGAATTCCTCAGTATGCAGTGCCAAATGTAGGTCCTATAGCAGGAATTGGGAAATCTTTCAAAAATCCTGAATCAATCATGTACAGTGGTGCTTTAGAATATTCTTATGACAATGCATTTGCTGTAAGAGGTGGTTACTTCCACGAAAGTGAAGTGCAGGGAGCAAGACAATTTGCAACTGCCGGTATTGGTTTAAAATATCGTTCTTTCGGATTAGATATTTCTTACCTGATCAATATGTCTAAAATCAATACTGCTTTAGATAACACTCTACGTTTCGGTCTTACCTGGAACATCGGTGAAGAAACTTCTAATGTAGATAATTAA
- the porU gene encoding type IX secretion system sortase PorU, with amino-acid sequence MRLKTTLFFLFAFISTTWAQKIPIEWDGAKIEDFGDAKKNLPNFKNEGFSFSQNNIFIQNKQKIGENQLKVSNLVWEAVSNRDLFDINKDLLPDYDIADINYTYIEGERYANINVGLFKNVKGRVQRLSSFELLPSATPVNFSALKVGTTVNPLSSGGFYKIKVDKSGIFKITAQFLRDIGINPANVNPKNFRIYGNGGIMLPEYNQDVKYSALQENSIQVVGEDDSVWNDGDYALFYAQGPNGYNLYNTANGNGIKRNDTRNDRSENVKNIYEDFSYYYINYDKGAGKRVQNVDLNLPATPLITRYDDYQVINTDQKNLLKVGRIWVEDQPFSTEKTITFNLNSPIQGGDIIRYRTQVIGYKSQQNNVGFTINNQNPSTISVPPNGSNYVYDFFPLRYTGTISNLSGNQISFKYTPNIATNPNGAFYLDYVEVQYKEDLKFNGTQMSFRDYSLLSGSNTNYGFSISTANNVEQVWDVTDITNANRRVNKAAGTGAFNFAYNSSNTSFNNEFVAFRADAAFSPQFVERINNQNLSALQNVDYLIITTPEMMSQAQRLANYHQTKNNYSVQIIDAAKIYNEFGSGSRDLTAIRDFVTKLNTPLGSLKYVFILGDGSYDYKNRVANNSNVVSSYESEESADFISSFVTDDYIVMTKPQTSSSLSNNLPDLPVGRIPAANPSEAANMMDKTLAYYNSLSGQSTPFGEWRMKLDFVVDDDNDGGPPFHNVMNNTLASTFELPLSNLLKEYNVRKLYLDAFQAQSSAGGQRYPQVNQAISNDLGNSLYLFYFGHGGINGWTQERVFTLNEIQNANNFSNVYSRFPFVSTITCEFTLWDEPATASAGEQLLKLKQGGAAAMITSSRAVGVGYGVDFTNLYTKDIFKLVNDDFIPLGDAHLNAKKLRGSDPNHLKVNLLGDPAMKLSRPQRLLVIDNIETPVPGLIRGLDFVKIKGHINNSNGSTNTTFNGRVVINIFDKRLNKTTLNNDGGLTPVLQYTEEGSAIVKASGTAVNGVFTVEFYVPKDINYAVGEGRLLGYADNKSIDVFNNQSVQVGDINPNGINDNEPPRVKLYMNNTNFANGGITDQNPMLLACVTDDTGINSTGSGIGHDITVYLDGQIINTIILNDFFASGEGNGCLNPGLADYQKGNVSYPFRNLAIGQHQLTFKVWDINNNSTTETLNFEVKDEADQHLVINRPLNWPNPFTNKTYIHFEHNCDDILDVNVQIYTITGKLVRTLSQPVVAEPFLQGFRTPRQAIEWDGKDDFGDTVAKGTYIFKIFAKSQNQEKCKGSATAVEKMVLLK; translated from the coding sequence ATGAGACTAAAAACGACTCTATTCTTTCTATTCGCTTTTATATCAACGACTTGGGCTCAAAAAATCCCCATAGAATGGGATGGAGCAAAAATCGAAGATTTCGGCGATGCAAAAAAGAATCTTCCAAATTTTAAAAATGAAGGTTTTTCTTTCAGCCAAAATAATATTTTTATCCAAAACAAGCAAAAAATTGGTGAAAATCAACTGAAAGTTTCTAATCTCGTTTGGGAAGCAGTTTCAAATAGAGATTTATTCGATATCAACAAAGATCTTCTACCCGATTACGACATTGCTGATATCAATTACACCTATATCGAAGGGGAAAGATATGCTAATATCAACGTCGGATTATTTAAAAATGTAAAAGGAAGAGTACAAAGACTTTCATCTTTTGAACTCTTGCCTTCCGCAACACCGGTCAACTTTAGTGCTTTAAAAGTAGGAACCACTGTAAATCCTTTATCATCAGGCGGTTTTTATAAAATCAAAGTCGATAAATCAGGAATTTTTAAAATTACCGCTCAGTTTCTAAGAGACATAGGAATCAATCCCGCAAACGTAAATCCTAAGAATTTCAGAATTTATGGTAACGGTGGCATTATGCTTCCTGAATATAATCAGGATGTAAAATACAGCGCTCTTCAGGAAAACTCAATTCAGGTTGTAGGTGAAGATGATAGTGTTTGGAATGATGGTGACTATGCTTTATTTTATGCACAAGGGCCAAACGGTTATAATTTATATAATACCGCAAATGGTAATGGTATTAAAAGAAATGACACAAGAAATGACCGTAGCGAAAATGTAAAAAATATTTATGAAGATTTTTCTTATTATTATATTAACTATGATAAAGGCGCAGGAAAAAGAGTTCAGAATGTTGATTTAAACTTACCTGCAACACCGCTAATTACCAGGTATGATGATTATCAGGTTATCAATACAGATCAGAAAAACTTATTAAAAGTAGGAAGAATCTGGGTAGAAGATCAGCCTTTTTCTACTGAAAAAACAATTACATTTAATTTAAACTCACCCATTCAGGGAGGTGATATTATTCGCTACAGAACGCAAGTTATTGGTTACAAATCTCAGCAAAACAATGTGGGTTTCACTATCAATAATCAAAATCCTTCGACGATAAGTGTGCCACCCAATGGATCAAATTATGTTTATGATTTTTTCCCTCTGAGATATACCGGCACAATTTCTAATTTAAGCGGAAACCAAATCAGCTTTAAATACACTCCAAATATTGCCACGAATCCTAACGGAGCATTTTATTTAGATTATGTAGAAGTACAGTATAAAGAAGATTTAAAATTTAACGGAACTCAAATGAGCTTCCGTGATTATTCTTTATTGAGTGGTTCTAATACAAATTATGGTTTCAGCATCTCTACAGCAAATAATGTAGAACAAGTTTGGGATGTTACAGATATCACCAATGCAAACAGAAGAGTAAACAAAGCTGCAGGAACAGGAGCTTTTAACTTTGCATACAATAGTTCAAATACTTCTTTCAATAATGAGTTTGTTGCTTTCCGAGCTGATGCTGCTTTTTCGCCACAATTTGTTGAAAGAATAAATAATCAGAATCTTTCTGCTTTACAAAATGTAGACTATTTGATTATCACAACACCTGAGATGATGTCTCAGGCTCAGAGATTGGCAAATTATCATCAGACAAAAAACAATTATTCTGTACAAATTATAGATGCTGCTAAAATTTATAACGAATTTGGAAGCGGAAGCAGAGATCTTACAGCAATAAGAGATTTTGTAACAAAACTAAACACGCCACTCGGAAGTTTAAAGTATGTTTTCATTTTAGGTGATGGATCTTATGATTACAAAAATAGAGTTGCAAATAACTCTAATGTAGTTTCTAGTTATGAGAGTGAAGAATCAGCAGATTTCATCAGCTCATTTGTTACTGACGATTATATTGTAATGACCAAGCCACAAACATCGTCATCTCTATCAAATAATTTACCAGATCTTCCCGTTGGGAGAATTCCAGCAGCAAATCCTTCGGAAGCAGCTAATATGATGGATAAAACATTGGCGTATTATAATTCATTATCTGGCCAGTCAACTCCTTTTGGAGAATGGAGAATGAAACTAGACTTTGTTGTAGATGATGACAATGATGGTGGACCACCCTTCCATAACGTAATGAATAATACTTTGGCAAGTACATTTGAGTTACCGTTAAGTAATTTGCTTAAGGAATACAACGTTAGAAAATTATATTTAGATGCATTCCAAGCACAGAGTTCTGCTGGTGGGCAAAGATATCCGCAAGTAAACCAAGCAATTTCAAACGATTTAGGGAACAGTCTGTACCTTTTCTATTTCGGACATGGTGGTATCAATGGTTGGACTCAGGAAAGAGTTTTTACCTTAAATGAAATTCAAAATGCTAATAATTTCTCAAATGTATACAGCAGATTTCCATTTGTCTCTACAATTACTTGTGAATTTACCCTTTGGGATGAACCAGCAACAGCATCTGCAGGAGAACAGTTATTAAAATTAAAGCAAGGAGGTGCTGCTGCAATGATTACTTCTAGCCGTGCAGTAGGTGTAGGATATGGTGTAGATTTCACCAATCTTTATACGAAAGATATTTTCAAATTAGTGAATGATGATTTTATACCACTAGGTGATGCCCATTTAAATGCTAAAAAATTAAGAGGCTCTGATCCCAATCACTTAAAAGTAAATCTGTTGGGAGACCCTGCAATGAAATTAAGCAGACCTCAAAGATTATTGGTGATTGATAATATTGAAACGCCTGTTCCCGGATTAATCAGAGGATTAGATTTTGTAAAAATTAAAGGTCACATCAATAATTCAAATGGTTCTACAAACACTACGTTCAACGGAAGGGTGGTTATCAATATTTTTGATAAAAGATTAAATAAAACAACATTAAATAATGACGGAGGTTTAACTCCTGTTTTACAATATACAGAAGAAGGAAGTGCTATTGTAAAAGCTTCCGGAACTGCTGTAAACGGAGTATTCACTGTAGAATTTTATGTTCCGAAAGATATCAATTATGCAGTAGGTGAAGGAAGATTATTAGGATATGCTGATAATAAATCTATTGACGTATTTAATAATCAATCGGTTCAGGTAGGTGATATTAACCCTAACGGAATCAACGATAACGAACCGCCAAGAGTAAAGCTTTATATGAACAATACAAACTTTGCAAACGGAGGAATTACAGATCAAAACCCAATGCTTCTAGCTTGTGTAACAGACGATACAGGAATAAATTCTACCGGTTCTGGTATTGGTCACGATATTACTGTATATTTGGACGGTCAAATTATAAACACCATCATTTTAAATGATTTCTTTGCTTCTGGGGAAGGAAATGGATGTCTTAATCCTGGCCTAGCAGATTATCAAAAAGGGAATGTATCTTATCCTTTTAGAAATTTAGCGATAGGGCAGCATCAGCTTACATTTAAAGTTTGGGACATAAACAATAATTCGACGACTGAAACGTTAAACTTTGAAGTTAAAGATGAGGCAGATCAGCATTTGGTGATCAACAGACCATTGAACTGGCCAAATCCTTTTACAAACAAAACATACATTCACTTTGAGCATAATTGTGATGATATTTTAGATGTAAACGTTCAAATCTATACGATTACAGGAAAATTAGTAAGAACTTTGAGTCAGCCGGTAGTTGCAGAACCGTTCCTACAGGGCTTTAGAACACCTCGTCAGGCAATAGAATGGGACGGAAAAGATGATTTTGGTGATACCGTAGCAAAAGGTACGTATATTTTTAAGATATTTGCAAAAAGTCAAAATCAAGAAAAATGCAAAGGAAGTGCTACAGCTGTAGAAAAAATGGTACTTTTGAAGTAA
- the ahcY gene encoding adenosylhomocysteinase → MSTTTQYVPYKVKDITLAEWGRKEITLAEAEMPGLMSIREEFGPSQPLKGARIAGCLHMTIQTAVLIETLVALGADVTWSSCNIFSTQDHAAAAIAAAGIPVYAWKGLNEEEFDWCIEQTLFFGEDRKPLNMILDDGGDLTNMVFDRYPEFTKDIKGLSEETTTGVHRLYERMKNGTLVMPAINVNDSVTKSKFDNKYGCKESAVDAVRRATDIMLAGKRVVVCGYGDVGKGTAASFRGAGSIVTVTEIDPICALQAAMDGFEVKRLDTVVDNADIVITTTGNFNIVRKEHFLKLKDKAIVCNIGHFDNEIDMAWLNENYGHTKSEVKPQVDIYTLEEGKEVIILAEGRLVNLGCATGHPSFVMSNSFSNQTLAQIELWTNSEAYGNEVYMLPKHLDEKVAALHLKKLSVELEVLSTEQAEYIGVDVKGPYKPEYYRY, encoded by the coding sequence ATGAGTACTACAACACAATACGTTCCTTATAAAGTTAAGGATATCACCCTTGCAGAATGGGGAAGAAAAGAAATTACCCTTGCAGAAGCAGAAATGCCAGGCTTGATGTCAATCCGTGAAGAATTCGGACCATCTCAGCCATTGAAAGGAGCAAGAATCGCAGGATGTCTTCACATGACGATCCAGACTGCAGTTCTAATTGAAACATTAGTTGCTTTAGGAGCTGATGTTACTTGGTCTTCTTGTAATATTTTCTCTACTCAGGATCACGCTGCCGCTGCAATTGCTGCTGCAGGAATCCCAGTTTATGCTTGGAAAGGTTTGAACGAAGAAGAATTTGACTGGTGTATTGAGCAAACTTTATTCTTCGGTGAAGACAGAAAGCCATTAAACATGATTTTGGATGATGGTGGAGATTTGACGAACATGGTTTTCGACAGATACCCTGAATTTACAAAAGACATCAAAGGACTTTCTGAAGAAACAACTACAGGTGTTCACAGATTGTACGAAAGAATGAAAAACGGAACTTTGGTAATGCCTGCAATCAATGTAAATGATTCGGTTACTAAATCTAAGTTTGATAACAAATATGGTTGTAAAGAATCTGCTGTAGATGCAGTAAGAAGAGCTACAGACATTATGTTAGCTGGTAAAAGAGTGGTAGTTTGCGGTTACGGTGATGTTGGTAAAGGTACTGCTGCTTCTTTCAGAGGTGCAGGTTCTATCGTTACGGTTACTGAAATCGATCCTATCTGTGCTTTACAAGCTGCAATGGACGGTTTTGAAGTAAAAAGATTAGATACTGTAGTAGATAACGCAGATATCGTAATCACTACAACTGGTAACTTCAACATCGTAAGAAAAGAACATTTCTTAAAATTAAAAGATAAAGCTATCGTTTGTAATATCGGTCACTTCGACAACGAAATCGACATGGCTTGGTTAAACGAAAACTACGGTCACACAAAATCTGAGGTGAAGCCACAGGTTGATATCTATACTTTGGAAGAAGGTAAAGAAGTGATCATCCTTGCAGAAGGTAGATTGGTAAACCTTGGTTGTGCAACTGGTCACCCAAGTTTTGTAATGTCTAACTCTTTCTCTAACCAAACTTTGGCTCAAATCGAACTTTGGACTAATTCTGAGGCTTACGGAAACGAAGTTTATATGTTACCTAAACATTTAGATGAAAAAGTAGCAGCTCTTCACCTTAAAAAATTAAGCGTTGAGCTAGAAGTTCTTTCTACTGAGCAAGCTGAATATATTGGTGTAGATGTGAAAGGACCTTATAAGCCTGAGTATTACAGATATTAA